One window of Sulfurospirillum sp. 1612 genomic DNA carries:
- a CDS encoding ABC transporter substrate-binding protein, with translation MKKILIMALLFVTTIAFAAPKYGGVLVFGRGGDSSTIDPGHATDGESFYASTQVYDNLVQFKYGTTQLEPGLAKSWDISKDGLSYTFHLRKGVYFHPTKFFKKKVEFTADDVVFSLKRQFDKTNPYYKVGGAYEYWSAMDMDNIVKDVIKVDKYTVKILLKKREAPFMANMAMDFASILSKSFADQLLKEGRADDLNRLAVGTGPFYLIKWIKDDRMIFGANEDYWGGKPYVKKLIFKVIPNNSVRAAELKTGSIQIMDFPNPEEVNALRNNPKLKLIEQEGLNVGYLAFNTQKKPFTDVKVRQAINYAIDKAAIVKAIYAGLGKVAINPIPPTMWGYNKKIKDYPYDPAKAKELLKEAGYPNGFETTLWAMPVPRPYNPNGRKVAEAMQADLAKVGIKAKIVSYDWGTYLQKTKMGEHDMALLGWTGDNGDPDNFLYTLLSKAAANLPASNIALWKDNAFDKLVTEAKETPDVAKRTELYKKAQVVFHEQAPWVTLANSIVVEPMAKNVHGFKLDPVGKRRFNTVWLSK, from the coding sequence ATGAAGAAAATTTTAATAATGGCGTTGTTATTTGTGACAACAATCGCTTTTGCAGCGCCAAAATACGGTGGCGTATTGGTATTTGGTAGAGGTGGGGATTCTTCTACTATTGACCCAGGACATGCAACTGATGGTGAGAGTTTTTATGCTTCCACTCAGGTTTATGACAATCTTGTCCAATTTAAATACGGCACAACGCAACTCGAACCTGGACTGGCTAAGTCTTGGGATATTTCAAAAGACGGTTTATCCTATACGTTTCACTTAAGAAAAGGTGTTTATTTCCATCCGACAAAATTCTTCAAGAAAAAAGTCGAATTTACAGCAGATGATGTTGTTTTTTCTTTGAAGCGACAATTTGATAAAACCAATCCATATTATAAAGTCGGCGGTGCTTATGAGTACTGGTCTGCTATGGATATGGATAATATCGTCAAAGATGTTATTAAAGTCGATAAATATACCGTAAAAATCTTACTAAAAAAACGTGAAGCTCCTTTTATGGCGAACATGGCAATGGACTTTGCTTCAATTCTCTCTAAATCTTTTGCCGATCAACTCCTAAAAGAGGGAAGAGCTGATGATCTCAACCGTTTGGCAGTTGGAACAGGCCCTTTTTATCTTATCAAATGGATCAAAGATGATCGTATGATATTTGGTGCTAATGAAGATTACTGGGGTGGCAAACCTTATGTCAAAAAATTGATTTTTAAAGTCATTCCAAACAACTCAGTACGTGCAGCTGAACTCAAAACGGGCTCCATCCAAATCATGGACTTCCCAAATCCTGAAGAAGTCAATGCTTTGAGAAATAATCCAAAACTCAAACTGATTGAGCAAGAGGGTTTAAATGTTGGATATTTGGCCTTTAACACACAAAAGAAACCTTTTACTGATGTCAAAGTCAGACAAGCTATCAACTATGCTATTGACAAAGCCGCCATCGTAAAAGCAATCTATGCAGGACTTGGTAAAGTAGCTATCAATCCAATTCCACCGACAATGTGGGGCTACAATAAAAAGATCAAAGATTATCCTTATGATCCAGCAAAAGCCAAAGAATTACTCAAAGAAGCGGGTTATCCAAATGGTTTTGAAACCACACTTTGGGCAATGCCAGTACCACGACCGTACAATCCAAACGGAAGAAAAGTAGCTGAAGCAATGCAAGCAGACCTTGCCAAAGTTGGTATCAAAGCAAAAATAGTCAGTTATGATTGGGGTACCTATCTTCAAAAAACCAAAATGGGTGAACATGATATGGCGCTCCTTGGTTGGACCGGTGATAATGGTGATCCAGATAACTTCCTCTATACATTGTTAAGCAAAGCTGCGGCCAATCTACCCGCATCAAACATCGCACTTTGGAAAGACAATGCCTTTGACAAACTGGTCACAGAAGCTAAAGAGACACCTGATGTCGCTAAAAGAACTGAATTATACAAAAAAGCGCAAGTCGTGTTTCATGAGCAAGCACCATGGGTCACACTCGCCAATTCAATCGTTGTAGAACCGATGGCCAAAAATGTCCACGGATTCAAACTAGACCCTGTTGGAAAAAGACGATTCAACACCGTTTGGTTATCAAAATAA